A region of Dehalococcoidia bacterium DNA encodes the following proteins:
- a CDS encoding M20/M25/M40 family metallo-hydrolase: protein MDERVRSYILAHMDQALADLERLCNQPSVSAQRMGVEECAQVVKAMLEEAGFTVRLFPLPGVAPVVYAEQKGRSARTVLIYDHYDVQPPEPLELWDSPPFRLTVRDGKAYARGVSDDKGCFVARLQAVKAWRAVYGTVPCTVRWVLEGAEEIGSPHFGDWVAQHADLLRAEGCIWEGGGVTWEGAPTVTLGLKGIAYVELVARGANRDVHSSYGAVVPNPAWRLVWALSTLKGPGERVRIRGFYDRVRPPTRLEREALRRLPEEDAQLAQSLGIKKFVKGVRGYAYRRRLYFEPSCSICGIVGGYTGPGTKTIVPAEARAKVDFRLVPDQRPEEVVALLREHLRVHGFGDIEVIEHPGGSAPARTPLDSPWVRLVADAAQEVYGTPAVLVPTMAGSGPMCFFTERGLPVAMAAGAGYPDNRIHAPNENIRLQDYQRAILHMASIVEALGR from the coding sequence ATGGACGAGCGTGTGCGTTCCTACATCCTGGCACATATGGACCAGGCCCTGGCCGATCTGGAACGCCTGTGTAATCAGCCCAGCGTCAGCGCCCAGAGGATGGGGGTGGAGGAGTGCGCCCAGGTGGTGAAAGCCATGCTGGAGGAGGCGGGCTTCACTGTGCGTTTGTTCCCCCTGCCGGGGGTGGCCCCGGTGGTGTATGCGGAACAGAAGGGGCGCTCGGCCCGCACCGTCCTCATCTACGACCATTACGATGTGCAGCCGCCTGAGCCGTTGGAGTTGTGGGATAGTCCCCCCTTCCGCTTGACCGTTCGGGACGGTAAGGCCTACGCTCGCGGGGTCTCGGACGATAAGGGGTGTTTTGTGGCGCGCCTGCAAGCGGTGAAGGCGTGGCGCGCTGTGTATGGCACCGTGCCCTGCACGGTGCGATGGGTGCTGGAGGGTGCCGAGGAGATCGGAAGCCCCCATTTCGGGGATTGGGTTGCCCAGCACGCCGACCTGTTACGGGCGGAGGGATGTATTTGGGAGGGTGGGGGCGTAACTTGGGAGGGTGCCCCCACTGTCACCTTGGGGTTGAAGGGCATCGCCTATGTGGAACTGGTGGCCAGAGGGGCCAATCGGGATGTGCACTCCTCTTACGGGGCGGTCGTGCCCAACCCGGCGTGGCGATTAGTATGGGCCTTATCTACTCTCAAGGGGCCGGGGGAGCGGGTGCGCATTCGGGGTTTCTACGATAGGGTGCGCCCGCCTACCCGGTTGGAGCGGGAGGCTCTGCGCCGTCTCCCGGAGGAGGATGCCCAGTTGGCCCAAAGCCTGGGGATCAAAAAGTTCGTGAAGGGGGTGCGGGGCTACGCCTATCGCCGCCGCCTGTACTTTGAACCCTCGTGCTCCATTTGTGGCATCGTCGGGGGCTACACGGGGCCAGGCACCAAGACCATTGTGCCAGCCGAGGCACGGGCCAAGGTGGACTTTCGCTTGGTGCCCGATCAGCGCCCCGAGGAGGTGGTGGCCCTGTTGCGGGAGCACCTGCGGGTGCACGGGTTCGGGGACATAGAGGTTATCGAGCATCCGGGGGGGAGCGCGCCCGCCCGCACCCCCTTGGACAGCCCGTGGGTGCGCCTGGTGGCTGACGCTGCCCAGGAGGTCTACGGCACGCCGGCGGTGTTGGTGCCCACTATGGCGGGCAGTGGCCCCATGTGCTTCTTCACCGAGCGGGGTCTGCCGGTGGCTATGGCCGCAGGGGCGGGGTACCCCGATAACCGCATCCACGCCCCTAACGAGAACATCCGTTTGCAGGACTACCAGAGGGCCATTCTGCACATGGCCAGCATTGTGGAGGCCCTGGGGCGGTAG
- a CDS encoding zinc ribbon domain-containing protein: MQAPHLALTEVRGFGYPLEVELGNAISQHWLEVSPMPIYEYQCAACGHIFELRRSYAEADAPAPCPRCGQSRARRLVSVFGAKTGSYLRPAEKDAFRGTPS, from the coding sequence ATGCAAGCCCCTCACCTCGCCTTGACAGAAGTCCGAGGGTTCGGGTATCCCTTAGAAGTGGAACTGGGAAATGCCATCTCCCAACACTGGTTGGAGGTGTCGCCTATGCCCATTTACGAGTATCAGTGCGCTGCGTGTGGACATATTTTTGAACTACGCCGATCCTATGCCGAGGCCGACGCCCCTGCCCCCTGCCCCCGCTGTGGCCAGAGCCGGGCGCGCCGTCTCGTCTCGGTGTTTGGGGCCAAGACAGGCTCCTACCTGCGCCCCGCCGAAAAGGACGCCTTCCGGGGCACGCCCTCGTAG
- the ftsZ gene encoding cell division protein FtsZ codes for MGTLQQNFRAESLGVPCIKVLGIGGGGSNAVSRMFREPIPGVEYYVVNTDVQALSRSEVPNRLSIGEKLTRGMGVGGNPELGRQAAEESRDEIAEALRGADMVFLAAGMGGGTGTGAIPVVAEICKEMGALTVAVVTKPFSFEGPKRRRIAEDGIHRLKDKVDALITIPNDRLKMVLTDQKLTVNNAFRLADEVLRQGVQAIAELVTIPGEINLDFADVKAVLTGGGPAWLGIGRARGERRAEEAARAAVSCPLLDYTMDGAKGILFNITGGENLTLAEVHQAAEYISQNADPEAAIFFGMVQDSKMEDEVKITVIATGFPGEGAVTQKMDEFERLMATGKLPDLDLPPFLRERTPSSTPPPASPRKPTNGYR; via the coding sequence ATGGGGACACTGCAGCAGAACTTCCGCGCCGAATCCCTGGGCGTCCCGTGCATCAAGGTGTTGGGCATTGGGGGGGGCGGTTCCAATGCCGTGAGCCGGATGTTTCGGGAACCCATTCCCGGGGTGGAATACTATGTGGTGAACACCGATGTGCAGGCTCTCTCCCGCTCGGAGGTGCCCAACCGTCTGTCCATCGGGGAGAAACTGACCCGCGGCATGGGGGTGGGGGGCAACCCCGAACTGGGACGCCAGGCCGCCGAGGAGAGCCGCGACGAGATCGCCGAGGCTTTGCGCGGGGCCGATATGGTGTTCCTGGCGGCGGGCATGGGCGGGGGCACCGGCACAGGTGCTATCCCTGTGGTGGCCGAGATCTGTAAGGAGATGGGAGCGCTGACCGTCGCCGTGGTTACCAAGCCCTTCTCCTTTGAGGGGCCGAAGCGGCGGCGTATCGCCGAGGACGGCATCCACCGCCTCAAGGACAAGGTGGATGCCCTCATCACTATCCCCAACGACCGCTTGAAGATGGTGCTCACCGATCAGAAGCTCACGGTGAACAACGCCTTCCGCTTGGCCGATGAGGTGTTGCGCCAGGGTGTGCAGGCCATCGCCGAACTGGTTACCATCCCGGGGGAGATCAACCTGGACTTCGCCGATGTGAAGGCGGTGCTCACCGGGGGCGGCCCCGCCTGGTTGGGCATCGGCCGTGCTCGGGGCGAGCGCCGTGCCGAGGAGGCGGCGCGGGCGGCGGTCTCTTGCCCGCTCCTGGACTACACCATGGACGGGGCAAAGGGCATCCTGTTCAACATCACCGGGGGTGAGAACCTGACCTTGGCTGAAGTGCATCAGGCTGCCGAGTACATCAGCCAGAACGCCGACCCCGAGGCAGCCATCTTCTTCGGCATGGTGCAGGACAGCAAGATGGAGGACGAGGTGAAAATCACCGTCATCGCTACGGGCTTCCCCGGGGAGGGGGCAGTGACTCAGAAGATGGACGAGTTTGAGCGGCTGATGGCAACGGGCAAACTCCCCGACTTGGATTTGCCCCCCTTCCTGCGGGAGCGGACGCCTTCCAGCACCCCGCCCCCCGCCAGTCCGCGCAAGCCGACTAACGGTTACCGCTAG
- the ftsA gene encoding cell division protein FtsA produces MHTDTCYTAVDIGTSTIRVLVARLHPNGVLEAIGSGLVPSRGVQKGVIVHIADAEMAVRAALEEASRSAGVDIGWVTATVGGSHLEASTRWGTVHSTHYALPISQETLQRAVDAAYPRELSPDRELLHLVPKNYSLDGLEGIRNPLGMHATRVSVETLCITGASTPLRALVQALEHSRCKVRYLVAGGLACGESALTRDEREVGVLLVDIGGGSTTVAYYQHGALWNLAVLPVGGWHFTNDLAVAFKMPWDVAEDTKLRWGSVVPDVSGPEEVEVAKFGERGTSRVARREVVRHLRERGIEVLRLVYYTIRQTFALRAVPPAGIVLAGGTANLRGLDALFREGLDAPVRVATPRGVEGLPHGWHAPSCAAVVGALVWGTRQAVSHRGSLGAQNGHKEKPMVSVMHWLRERARRVAL; encoded by the coding sequence ATGCATACGGACACCTGCTATACCGCCGTAGATATCGGCACCTCCACTATTCGTGTTCTGGTCGCCCGCTTGCATCCCAACGGTGTCCTAGAGGCTATCGGTAGTGGCCTCGTCCCCTCCCGGGGGGTGCAGAAGGGCGTCATCGTCCACATCGCCGATGCGGAGATGGCGGTGCGGGCGGCTCTGGAGGAGGCCTCCCGCAGCGCCGGGGTGGATATCGGGTGGGTCACGGCCACTGTGGGGGGAAGCCATCTGGAGGCATCCACCCGCTGGGGCACGGTCCATTCCACCCACTACGCCTTGCCCATTAGCCAGGAGACGCTCCAGCGCGCCGTGGACGCAGCCTACCCGCGGGAGCTTTCCCCAGACAGGGAACTGCTGCACTTGGTTCCTAAGAACTATTCCCTGGACGGTCTGGAGGGTATCCGCAACCCCCTGGGGATGCACGCCACCCGCGTCAGCGTGGAGACCCTGTGCATCACGGGGGCGTCCACGCCCCTGCGCGCCCTGGTGCAGGCGCTGGAGCACAGCCGTTGTAAGGTGCGCTACCTGGTGGCTGGGGGCTTGGCCTGTGGCGAATCGGCCCTGACCCGGGACGAGCGGGAGGTGGGGGTGCTCCTGGTGGACATCGGGGGGGGAAGCACCACCGTGGCCTATTACCAGCACGGGGCGCTCTGGAACCTGGCGGTGCTACCCGTGGGGGGCTGGCACTTCACCAACGACCTGGCGGTGGCCTTCAAGATGCCCTGGGATGTGGCCGAGGATACCAAACTGCGCTGGGGCAGTGTGGTGCCTGATGTCTCTGGGCCGGAGGAAGTGGAGGTGGCCAAGTTCGGGGAGCGGGGCACCAGCCGTGTGGCGCGCCGGGAGGTGGTTCGCCACCTGCGAGAGCGGGGGATAGAGGTGCTACGCTTGGTGTACTACACCATCCGGCAAACCTTCGCCTTGCGGGCCGTGCCGCCTGCGGGCATCGTGCTGGCCGGCGGCACTGCCAACCTGCGGGGGCTGGACGCCCTGTTCCGGGAGGGCCTGGATGCTCCGGTGCGGGTGGCCACGCCTCGGGGTGTAGAGGGGCTCCCGCACGGATGGCACGCCCCGTCCTGCGCCGCCGTGGTGGGTGCCCTGGTGTGGGGCACGCGCCAGGCGGTCTCCCATCGGGGCTCCCTGGGTGCACAGAACGGGCACAAGGAGAAGCCGATGGTTTCGGTTATGCACTGGCTGCGCGAGCGCGCCAGGCGGGTTGCCCTGTGA
- the rsmH gene encoding 16S rRNA (cytosine(1402)-N(4))-methyltransferase RsmH, whose translation MADSQCPGPAPTVYHRPVLVAQVVEGLQVHPGGRYIDCTLGEGGHAQAILEASTPNGYLLGLEVDPDSLEVARQRLAPFGERALLVRASFAHLEEVARHYGWQGVDGILFDLGLSRRLLEASGRGFSFQREEPLDMRFDPRSPLTAHTIVNTWPARELARIFAQYGDERRAGAIARAIVQARPITSTTHLAQVVAQVVGRGKGYRHPATRVFQALRIAVNGELDALEAGLTQAIPLLRPGGRLVVIAYHSGEDRVVKQVLRREAQRLTVGIVTKKPITPSREEVRTHREARSARLRVAQRLAAAPGAAL comes from the coding sequence ATGGCCGATAGCCAGTGCCCAGGGCCCGCCCCCACCGTGTACCACCGTCCTGTGCTGGTGGCCCAGGTGGTGGAGGGTCTGCAGGTGCATCCCGGGGGGCGATATATCGATTGCACCCTGGGGGAGGGGGGCCACGCCCAGGCCATTCTGGAGGCCAGCACCCCCAACGGATACCTGTTGGGGCTGGAGGTGGACCCGGACAGCCTGGAGGTGGCCCGCCAGCGCCTGGCACCCTTCGGGGAGCGGGCGCTGCTGGTGCGGGCCAGTTTCGCCCACCTGGAGGAGGTGGCCCGACACTACGGCTGGCAGGGGGTGGACGGCATCCTGTTTGACTTGGGGCTGTCCCGCCGTTTGCTGGAGGCGTCGGGGCGGGGCTTCTCCTTCCAGAGGGAGGAACCCCTGGACATGCGCTTTGACCCCCGCTCCCCCCTCACGGCCCACACCATCGTCAACACCTGGCCGGCACGGGAGTTGGCGCGCATCTTCGCCCAGTATGGGGACGAGCGCCGGGCAGGGGCCATCGCCCGGGCCATCGTGCAGGCCCGCCCGATCACTTCTACCACCCATCTGGCCCAAGTGGTGGCGCAGGTGGTGGGAAGGGGCAAAGGCTATCGGCACCCGGCCACACGGGTCTTCCAGGCCCTGCGCATAGCGGTCAATGGGGAACTGGACGCCCTGGAGGCCGGCCTGACCCAGGCGATTCCCCTCCTGCGGCCGGGGGGAAGGCTGGTGGTCATCGCTTACCACTCGGGGGAGGACCGGGTGGTCAAGCAGGTGCTCCGCCGGGAGGCCCAGCGCCTGACGGTGGGCATCGTGACCAAGAAGCCCATCACCCCCTCCCGGGAGGAGGTTCGCACCCATCGGGAGGCACGAAGCGCTCGCCTGCGGGTCGCCCAACGCCTGGCGGCGGCCCCCGGCGCAGCGTTGTAG
- a CDS encoding MogA/MoaB family molybdenum cofactor biosynthesis protein — MVRVAILTSSDAGAQGLREDISGQRIRQWAEAQGWQVVHYAIVPDERGVIVDRLRQWAQEADLILTTGGTGLGPRDITPEATLEVVERLVPGLAEAMRALTAHKTPLAYLSRSVAGIRGRCLIINLPGSPRAVAECLEVLQPLLPHALDILRGSATGHPVSPA, encoded by the coding sequence GTGGTGCGGGTTGCCATACTGACCTCCAGCGACGCCGGGGCACAAGGCCTGCGGGAGGATATCAGCGGCCAGCGCATCCGCCAGTGGGCGGAGGCTCAGGGCTGGCAAGTGGTCCACTATGCCATTGTGCCCGATGAGCGTGGAGTGATTGTAGACCGTTTGCGCCAGTGGGCACAAGAGGCTGACCTCATTCTGACGACCGGCGGCACGGGCCTCGGCCCGCGCGACATCACCCCCGAAGCCACTCTGGAGGTGGTGGAGCGCCTGGTCCCAGGCCTGGCCGAAGCCATGCGGGCCTTGACGGCCCACAAGACTCCCCTAGCTTACCTGAGCCGTTCGGTTGCGGGCATTCGGGGCAGGTGCCTGATTATCAACCTCCCCGGCAGTCCTCGGGCCGTTGCCGAATGCCTAGAAGTCCTCCAACCCCTTCTGCCCCACGCCCTCGACATCCTGCGGGGGAGTGCCACGGGGCATCCCGTTTCTCCTGCCTAG
- the trmD gene encoding tRNA (guanosine(37)-N1)-methyltransferase TrmD, whose protein sequence is MLFHILTLFPGMFQGPLSESILERAQSAGLLTVHLVNFREFATDRHKTVDDYPYGGGAGMVLKPEPLFAAVEAVQADIRQRRGEAGVQDTPVILLTPAGRLFTQQEAQRLAQKEEVILICGHYEGVDERVAEHLATDQLSIGDFILTGGELPALCIVDAVARLLPGVLHSPLSPAEESFTNGLLEYPHYTRPPEFRGWKVPEVLLSGNHQAIARWRREQSLLRTLQRRPDLLAKATLTEDDKRFLEEARRRLGLG, encoded by the coding sequence ATGCTGTTCCACATCCTCACCCTTTTCCCCGGCATGTTCCAGGGCCCCTTGAGCGAGAGCATTTTGGAGCGGGCGCAATCTGCGGGCTTGCTGACGGTGCACCTGGTCAACTTCCGGGAGTTCGCCACCGACCGCCACAAAACGGTGGACGATTACCCCTATGGAGGCGGGGCGGGGATGGTGCTCAAGCCCGAACCCCTCTTCGCCGCTGTGGAGGCGGTGCAGGCCGACATTCGTCAACGGCGGGGCGAAGCGGGGGTGCAGGACACCCCCGTCATCCTCCTGACCCCGGCGGGACGCCTGTTCACCCAGCAGGAGGCCCAGCGCCTGGCCCAGAAGGAGGAGGTGATCCTCATTTGCGGCCATTACGAAGGCGTGGATGAGCGGGTAGCAGAGCACCTGGCCACCGACCAACTCTCCATCGGCGACTTCATCCTCACCGGGGGGGAACTGCCCGCCCTCTGCATCGTGGACGCGGTGGCGCGTCTGCTCCCGGGCGTCCTGCACAGCCCCCTTTCCCCCGCCGAGGAGAGTTTCACCAACGGCCTACTGGAATACCCCCACTACACGCGTCCACCCGAGTTTCGGGGGTGGAAGGTGCCGGAGGTGCTCCTATCGGGCAACCACCAGGCCATCGCCCGTTGGCGTCGGGAGCAATCCCTCCTGCGCACCCTTCAGCGTCGTCCGGACTTGCTGGCCAAAGCCACTTTGACCGAAGACGATAAGCGCTTCCTGGAGGAGGCGCGCCGCCGTTTGGGGTTGGGGTAA
- a CDS encoding endonuclease NucS gives MKRYVIQNAETLFGRGAKLFEEEYVFASGDAANLVLTMPDGRYITVEVEVDVGSADLPGLLQAIKYRYMFPVQEQLPLDNVQGYLVAKRIAPEIKELCQRYGVNWIEVP, from the coding sequence GTGAAGCGATATGTTATCCAAAATGCGGAGACACTCTTCGGCAGAGGCGCAAAACTTTTTGAGGAAGAATATGTGTTTGCCTCCGGCGATGCAGCGAATTTGGTTCTCACTATGCCAGATGGGCGCTACATCACCGTAGAAGTAGAAGTGGATGTGGGAAGTGCAGACCTCCCTGGGCTATTGCAAGCCATCAAATATCGCTATATGTTCCCGGTTCAAGAACAACTACCCCTCGACAATGTCCAAGGTTATCTTGTTGCCAAGCGCATCGCCCCTGAAATCAAGGAATTGTGTCAACGCTATGGTGTGAACTGGATAGAAGTCCCCTAG
- the glgA gene encoding glycogen synthase GlgA, translating to MNIPDQPLRVAMAAPEIAPFARTGGLGDVLGALPKALAALGVQVSLYMPAYRCVLQGGFPWEDTGVTLSVPLSGRRESAHVLRTRLDGTVPVYLVRADAYFDRDHLYGPPGQDYPDNAARFVVFSRAVLEALRREPPHILHCHDWQTALAIAFLKAQPERYPELRGTKTVFTVHNLGYQGLFWGLDWHLLELPEGLFSPRYLEFYGKINFLKGGLVFADALTTVSPTYAQEVQTPEYGFGLEGVFRERAQDLVGILNGVDDTVWDPQRDPFIVRRYGRRDSASGKAACKAHLQSLLGLTADAHTPLLAMVSRLTEQKGIDLVMAGWDALMGMGVQFVLLGRGEERYEAFFQEAAARSPGRVAVRLAFEDALAHHILAGADMLLMPSRYEPSGLTQMYALRYGTVPIVRATGGLKDTVQEFDPATGQGTGFLFDAYNATAMLEAVGRALRVYGQPRLWRALVRNGMGMDFSWERSARAYLALYERLVGRG from the coding sequence GTGAACATTCCTGACCAGCCCTTGCGGGTGGCCATGGCCGCCCCGGAGATAGCCCCCTTCGCCCGCACCGGTGGCCTGGGGGATGTGTTAGGAGCACTCCCCAAGGCCCTGGCGGCGCTAGGTGTGCAGGTCTCCCTGTATATGCCCGCCTATCGGTGCGTGTTGCAAGGCGGCTTCCCCTGGGAGGACACAGGCGTAACCCTCTCCGTTCCATTGTCGGGGCGGCGGGAATCGGCCCATGTGCTGCGGACACGTCTGGACGGCACAGTGCCCGTCTACCTGGTGCGGGCCGATGCTTACTTTGATCGGGATCATCTCTACGGCCCGCCCGGCCAGGACTATCCCGATAACGCCGCACGCTTTGTGGTGTTCAGCAGAGCCGTCCTGGAGGCCTTGCGGCGGGAGCCTCCCCACATCCTCCACTGCCACGATTGGCAAACTGCTCTGGCCATCGCCTTTTTGAAGGCCCAACCCGAGCGCTACCCGGAACTGAGGGGTACGAAGACCGTGTTCACGGTGCACAACTTGGGCTATCAGGGCCTGTTCTGGGGGTTGGACTGGCACCTTCTAGAGTTGCCCGAAGGGTTGTTCTCCCCCCGCTACCTGGAGTTTTACGGAAAAATCAACTTTCTGAAGGGGGGGCTGGTGTTCGCCGATGCCCTGACCACTGTGAGCCCTACCTATGCCCAAGAGGTGCAGACGCCGGAATACGGCTTTGGGTTGGAAGGGGTGTTTCGGGAGCGGGCGCAAGACCTGGTGGGCATCCTGAACGGGGTGGACGACACGGTGTGGGACCCCCAGCGGGACCCTTTTATCGTGCGGCGCTACGGGCGGCGGGATAGCGCCTCGGGGAAAGCGGCCTGCAAGGCCCATTTGCAAAGCCTCCTGGGGCTGACTGCGGATGCCCACACTCCTCTCCTTGCCATGGTCTCCCGCCTGACGGAGCAGAAGGGGATAGATTTGGTGATGGCGGGGTGGGATGCCTTGATGGGGATGGGGGTGCAGTTTGTGCTCTTGGGACGGGGGGAGGAGCGCTACGAAGCCTTCTTCCAGGAGGCGGCGGCCCGCTCCCCGGGGCGGGTAGCGGTGCGCCTGGCCTTTGAGGATGCCCTGGCCCATCACATTCTGGCGGGTGCCGATATGCTCCTGATGCCCTCGCGCTATGAGCCGTCGGGCTTGACCCAGATGTATGCCCTGCGCTACGGGACAGTGCCCATTGTGCGGGCAACAGGGGGGCTGAAGGACACGGTGCAGGAGTTTGACCCCGCCACCGGGCAGGGGACGGGCTTCCTGTTTGACGCCTACAACGCTACGGCCATGCTGGAGGCGGTGGGGCGTGCCTTGCGCGTCTACGGCCAGCCACGCCTGTGGCGGGCGCTGGTGCGCAACGGGATGGGGATGGACTTCTCCTGGGAGCGGTCGGCGCGGGCGTATCTTGCACTCTATGAGCGTCTGGTGGGGCGGGGGTAG
- a CDS encoding glucose-1-phosphate adenylyltransferase, whose product MDKVVALILAGGQGQRLSILAEERAKPAVPFAGKYRIIDFTLSNCVNSGIYKVGVLTQYRPHSLLEHIGAGRPWDLDREHAGLSILQPYTGRHFGDWYQGTADAVFKNLSFVEEMRADTVLILAGDHVYKMDYRDMIAFHQTQKAHVTVGVIEVPWEEAHRFGILTLNDEGQVLTFEEKPPHPRSNLGSMGIYVFSRPVLQQVLEADARNPTSSHDFGKDILPALVGEYRVFGYRFKGYWRDVGTVKAYWDANMEFLEDPPPLNLHDGEGRVRTRPQDRPPAYIGPTASLEKALVCHGSRIHGIIRRSVLFQGVVVEEGAIVEDSILFDDVVVRKGAHLRYAIVDKEVVVGEGATIGCTDDNSPNRDEPDILSSGITLVGKRAAIPPYTHIGRNCKVMPGVTATAFPSDGFVSSGTTIAPKGGLSAVRRSAAV is encoded by the coding sequence ATGGACAAGGTGGTGGCGCTCATCTTGGCGGGCGGACAAGGGCAACGCCTCAGCATCTTGGCCGAGGAACGCGCCAAGCCCGCTGTCCCCTTCGCCGGCAAGTATCGCATCATCGACTTCACCCTCAGCAACTGCGTCAACTCGGGCATCTACAAGGTGGGCGTGCTGACCCAATACCGCCCCCACTCCCTCTTGGAGCACATCGGTGCCGGCCGCCCCTGGGATCTGGACCGAGAGCACGCCGGCCTCTCCATCCTTCAGCCCTACACGGGACGCCACTTCGGGGACTGGTACCAGGGCACCGCCGACGCCGTGTTCAAAAACCTCTCCTTTGTGGAGGAGATGCGGGCGGATACCGTCCTCATCCTGGCGGGCGACCACGTGTACAAAATGGACTACCGCGATATGATCGCCTTCCATCAGACCCAAAAGGCCCATGTTACTGTTGGCGTTATTGAGGTCCCCTGGGAGGAGGCGCACCGCTTCGGTATCCTGACCCTCAATGACGAGGGGCAGGTGCTGACCTTTGAGGAGAAACCCCCCCATCCTCGCAGCAACCTGGGGTCAATGGGCATTTATGTGTTCTCTCGGCCTGTCCTGCAGCAGGTTTTGGAGGCCGACGCCCGCAACCCCACCTCCAGCCACGACTTCGGGAAAGACATCCTGCCCGCATTGGTGGGAGAGTATCGGGTGTTCGGGTATCGCTTCAAGGGCTATTGGCGGGATGTGGGCACCGTCAAAGCCTATTGGGACGCCAACATGGAGTTCCTGGAGGATCCGCCTCCCTTGAACCTGCACGACGGGGAGGGACGGGTGCGCACCCGCCCCCAGGACCGGCCCCCGGCCTACATCGGCCCCACCGCCTCCCTGGAGAAGGCCCTGGTGTGCCACGGCTCCCGTATCCACGGCATCATCCGCCGCTCTGTCCTGTTCCAAGGAGTCGTGGTGGAGGAGGGAGCCATCGTGGAGGACTCCATCCTCTTTGACGATGTGGTGGTGCGTAAAGGAGCCCACCTGCGGTACGCCATCGTAGACAAGGAGGTGGTGGTCGGGGAGGGAGCCACCATCGGCTGCACCGATGACAACTCCCCTAACCGCGATGAGCCAGATATCCTCTCCTCGGGGATCACCCTAGTGGGGAAGCGGGCCGCTATCCCCCCTTACACCCATATCGGGCGCAACTGCAAGGTGATGCCCGGGGTGACGGCTACCGCTTTTCCCTCCGACGGCTTCGTCTCCAGCGGCACCACCATCGCCCCCAAAGGGGGGCTGTCTGCAGTGCGGCGCTCCGCAGCGGTCTAG